The genomic interval atgaagcgctggtaacacaataaactacagatcccataatgcagcgcttcagctgccttctaacacttaccgcgttaatcaagtctaccttatgatgctgcaagttattgcggctagctcacacaatgctgaagagaaaagttgattctgaaaatagagcctttaaaaaccgatgggaggctgagtatatgtttactgaacccgtgtgtctcatttgtggagctaatgtggctgtaattacagaatttaatctaagacggcactataaaacaaaacatcagggtaacctgaatgcaatgcagaagatacagaaagcagaagagttaaaaagaatctgacacttcagcggacgttttaccgtgcacaatcacaaagtgatttcaagtgaagctgcttttatgggagacacaaccacttgccccactttccctgttaccaagtaatgttaaaccaagtcgtcactacggtgttcccaaatacgcactttgctgataaactgagcgcactgagtttgcacgtcgctttggtgactttgaagaacaaaaaaagtccgtctacatgcgttctaaccttgtgcatgtttggtagcacatatctgtgtgagaagctcttctcagtgataaagactaacaaaacagcacacagagtcgcctcactgatgagcacctgcaatccatcctgagaatctccacaacacagaacctcacaccaaacagaaactaaccttgtggccaaaaaagatgccaggcgtccagctctaaaatgacatatgagcaaagacaactgaatgatttgatttgttattgctgaaaggaacacattttatttatatttctaggttttgttatgctgcatgttcatatttgaatttgtataattttaacaggatatatttttatggagagcaaaatctttgggatatttaaaatctaagtttattttttatataaaattacataagagtaaagaaataatttgcttATCTTTTTTACCAagcaagaaacagaaagaaagaggaaTGTAAGGACTAGCAGATCCAGTGCAAAGAGGTTCATAAATGTACAACACGATCAAAACAGATAGACATACCATTGTACCAttaacactgtttaaaaaaaactggtGTTTCACTACgctaataatatttacattttcaaatatttacattaaacattCAGTTACtcagattgcccagaggggactgggcggtctcttggtctagaatccctaaagattttttttttttatctccagccgtttggagtttttttgggtttttctgtccaccctggccatcggaccttacttattctatgttaattaatgttgacttatttttattttttactgtcttctatttttctattcttcattttgtaaagcactttgagctacattttgttgtatgcaaatgtgctatataaataaatgttgttgttgttgatatcacTCAGCTAGTTACAGTAAGAGACATTAGAAAAAATTCTTAACAGTAAAGACTTAGACATAAATGTAAAAGAACAGGCCTTCTTCATGCAACTCAGTGTCCCTTCTGTTTTCATTCTGGTCCACCTAATGGACTTTAACAAAACATGAACAGTCACAGTACCTGGTGGAGTCCTTGACAGGATGTCCTgctggctgatcttctccagactctttttaAGACCTGACAGCTCCTTTAGCAGGTCCTCAGAAGAAAACTCAGCCGTGACAGTAAAGCCGagcgagtctccatcagcaggaaggacacagaGAGGTGAGAAAGTCTGCAGTAGGAGAGAAGAGGGaacaaggagaaataaaaagtaacattaataaGATGGACCTCCTCTTAACTAAACATCAGTGTGGTGGACAATCATCCTGGGTTTAGATGGAGAGATTACTTATCATACATTCATTGGTTATTTAGAATGTTTCACATAATGGACCAAAAAATGTCATCAGCCttgattttcaaaaagctttAGAACAGAAGTCCAAGAGGTGAGTCATCAGACTGAAGATAAGTGGACTAAAGGCGAACGGACAGGCAGGGGCAAAATTGACTTAGCAGACAAAACAAGGCATTGGGCTCTTTGATAGAGcgatagatagagagacagataaaGAGACAGAGTGgacactaggggtcactgttgcccctttaagcccaacagaCTAAtactcaggacaccaggtaaaagcgccaagaagtatttttaattgctttcttCTTGCACAGTACTCCCTAAGCACAACAGTCACCATAACACAatcaaataacacaataattacaattttgtaattctttgtccacctccaccctaCTCTGGCTTGCTTGCTTGCTGGCTGAGTTCACTACAGTCCTTTGAATAGTGCCCAACCTGAAAGTGCTTCTCTCCTTTCGCCCACgctgacttgccagcacttccaggccaAATGAATTTTCTTTAGCCCGTAAGTATTTCTGGATGTCAATCCTCGTGACTCACTAGCGCCCAGGCTATGAGGAGAGCAAAACTCCCCAGGtcctcctgcagcatctcctggtgccatccacagtacccagcaggtcTATAAAGCTCAACTCCAAGCCCCATAGTGCCCTGtaggaatccagggcactgctatgctgcagggaagacccCATGTATTATTCGTGGCGGAGGCAGTGTCTAAAAGTAGTTGCCTTCCCGCATCCTTCCCTTCTAGGGCGCCCCatgggttgagctgctggccgccTCTtacaatagatacatagatagatggtATATTTGTCCCAAGAAGGAAATTTGCCAATTAATTTAAATCCAAAGATATAGACACACACAATCTTTAGTATAATTTTACCTTAAAAGGGTCTGCAACTAGAAAGTGTGTGACTTGTCAGAAAGACTTGGGAGCCATTTTGTGCACTCATCACAGTTCTGTAAACTGCCCTGTAGAACACACTTGTGGGACAACATCAGGAATATTGTGTGTTAGAGAAATGACAAAAGAGAATAAATGAAAGATAAGAAGAAGAGAGACAACCCTGGACTGTGGGGtttgagctgtgaggaaatggTGAAGGCTTTGAATGTAATCAGTTAAAGGACAGAGACATGAGGAGGAGAcatgacagaagtgtttaaaTATATTAAGGAGTTGGTGTCTTCTTTTACCAGGTTATGTCATTTAAAATGACTCATACCAAGAATATATTTCATATAAATTTTCTTCCTCAAAAAACTGTGGATTTACCTCCCTATCTTGTACATGAAGGCAGGCACTTTCAGAGTTTTGCATGTGGAAATATTAGGCACATATGAAATTGCACTGAGTGGTCAGTTCTTGCCATTTATAAAAACTCCTTAGATCTCTTGATTTTGAAGTTTCACAGGTCACACACACCCAAGTCTGATCAGACTCACCTGTAGGAAGTGGAGAcggtccttggtctctgaaaggtccttcagctcagcttctctcctcttcagctcctcaatctccttctccagttgctccatgactccttcagccttctccatttctcccttttcttgttctctgatcctctctTTCAATTTCTTGTGGGCTTCCTCGATGCAGTGAATCAGatcagtgaagctcttctcatgTTCCCTCATTACTCTTTCCACAGAAAGCTGTTGGATAGGAGAAAAATATTGAATTGAGTcacctaattaaaaataaaagtcacaagACACTTTTGTTAGTATTTTGATGTTGTAGAGGATAATTTGAATTAGGAGAAGGGTTGTAGGAGTATTCCCTGCTTAGTATTCCCCTGGTACTCTGGGTAGCAACATCTTCTTAAGATACTTGTAGGTCTGTATGCAGTCTTAATAAGCGGCTCTCTAGGATCTATGGGAGCCATTGGCACAAGCTGCTAGGGACAGCACTACTGTCATGTGAGGACCCTGCTAGTGTTACTCAGGGTGGTCTTTAAAAAGAGCCTCTCCTGGTCAATCTGAGTTTGAGAGTGGATCAGGACAATGTTAACCTGGAGTGGAGAATGAGAGGAtcggagaagaagaaaaagaatggcTATTGTTGAGAAAAGCTGGTCTGTTATGACGTAattgtgtgaaaataaaatatatatactgcaaatgtgaaaagactaaaactgttaagtttaacttcaTTAAGGCAAAGTTTGAGCAGACGCAGCAAAGTCTAAAGAGAataaactgggataagcttttaagtgtggagacagtcaaggagcagtggaacaagtttaaaaatattttacatgtaatgcaagacagatacagacctaaatttggaattcatagaaaatgtaacaaaactcCACAGtgagttaataaagagttaaaaaagaagctacaaagaaaataaaggatgAATAAGGAGTAGAAGACTAAAAATCCAAAGAGAATTGTAAGGCGTATGAGAACCTGAGGGCAACCagtaagaaggatattaggaaggctaaaaggcatttaaagaggAAAAGAGCAGATAAGGTAAAAGATGACCCTAAAAGATGCTTTCAATATTTCAGTAGTAAAAGATCAGActgaggtgaagtgcatcaggcatagtaaaggagaattaaaaaacaCAGACAGTGAACATACCTGGGAATtacgaaggactggaaaatggcaaatattatctcaTTATATAAAGAGGGTTACCAGGCAAATCCAACCAACGATAGGCCAGTAAGCTGAATgtgcatcacaagaaaattagcggaaggaattattaaggataagaatgagtagcacatggcaagaacactCAGCCTGgactcagaagagggaggttgtgttttactaacatgctgcaattctatgaggaagcaaaaaaaaaggctatgatcaaagtggagcagatgatattaatttggactttcagaaagcagaaaaagtgccacatgagaagttgggcatcaaaataaaagaTGTTGCAGTTCAGGGAGATGTTTCTAGATGGGTGCCGAATTGGCTtacacacaggaagcagagggtgatggtgtgatgaacctcatcagaactggccgatgttaagagtggagaCCAGCAGGGATCAGTGCTATGGCCACtgcaatttttaatgtatataaatgatttggatatgaATTTAAGTAACAAGATGATTAAGTTTGCAGTTCATACCAAAAGAGGTGGATTAGAAGATAGTCTGGAATATACAGAGGAAATTGGACAGAATAGAGGGTTGAGCAGATTTGTGGTATAAGGATGTAAATGTAGGGTATGAGGTACAAACTGTTCAGGATCATCAACCCCAAAGCTGGAGGTGTTAGGCTGTTTTCAGGACCTTTCAGAGCTGCACAGTGACTCCGATATCTTTGAGGCAGTAGGCAGGGATGAAGAGCTCTAAAAGTAGTCATAGTCAGGGATTCAGGAATCATGGAAATTGAGATGAAGTTTTGCTCCAGCTACAGAGAGTCTCACATgctgtgttgccttctgggtcaCAGGTAGAAAATGTCTATGGATGGCTACCAGAGCAGTGGATGACCCAGGTGTCATCATCAAGCTTGTCCAGGTGTCACAGAATAATCAAAATAGGTGGGACAGACTGCCAGTTCTGCAGTACAGATTTAAGAGTTGAGTGTAACGCTGAGGAGCAGAATTGACATAGTGGTCATCTTAGGACGTCTACCTGTGCCACACCAGTCCATGTGAAATTAGGAAGATTAGATGGCTTAATACACTCGTAAAATGTTGATGTGGGAAGAAGTTGGGATGGGCTATATTTTAACTGGAAGGGCAATAATGTAAATTTAATATGTGtcacaaataaattaatgataGCAATTATCTGGAAAAGATTGACCAACACAGATCTACGTGAGGAGTGCCAATGAGCAGTCAGTGTGGGTTTAGATGGAGGACTTCATGTttcaataattatatataataaaactagAAAAGCGTAAACCAGTATGGAGGTCAGTCTGGCAGGAGGGCTTACGTTCAGTCACTTGTTCTTCCTTGACTGTCACTTCTGTGTCTTTTCTGGACTATATTATTGAGTGACAAGTTATATCCCATCCAATTTCTTTGAATAGAAGGATGCACCCAAGTTGAATGATTCTGCTGTGGTTGGTATTTTAGTATACCAGATAGCGCTGGGTGTATAATGTATGTTTATCCTAAATAAATCAGATTGTAAAAGTTTAGTCTGTCCAGGCACAGAAGTGTGTGTAAAGAGTTCTTTTTCTGCCGATGAGAACATTCTTATAAATGGATCCTGGAAGAACTGGGCATGAAACAGGAAGCAATTCTGGACAGTCAAATTACAGTCACTGCCAATTAACCAACCTGACATGTGAGGATGTGGGAGAGGAACTGGAGATACCGGTAGTGGTAAACACCTTATGGACCATGAATGGTGATCTGGAAGGCAACAGAAGTGACCACCGCACCACCTTACTGTCCTTTGTCATAAAATATTAATGATTAAATTGTAGCTCCGCTGCATAGTAAATGCTGTGTGTTTGCAGCTTGTCTGTCTGGTCTCCTTGTGTGGGTATGAAGATAGTCCATACATCCTGTTTGAGGAATAACCAAGTAATTGACAGCGCAGAACATCTGAAGGCTGGATAGCTGGTTGTAATAGGAATTTGCATAAATCACACAATTATATGAAAGGAGAACGAGAACAACAATTGGAGGAAAAAGACTAAACAGAGCTGCATCTGTTTAAAGGAACTCTGTCTGTGAAGACCTGTCTAAATAGGTGAAGGTCAGCGATCGTCTCCAGGGAtgtgaatcttgaatttaatcccaACTACCAGACTCGGTGAACTCACTGCACTCCTTTTATTTTAATGGCTCAGGACTGACTAggaaaaattttacatttaaattttcagattctATCATTGGCCATCTTCTCCAATTCATTTCCACATTATAATCAGATAACTTGAACTGTGGAGTATTGTGTGAACTTCAGAGGGGCCCGAGGTGTTCATTTCACTCTCTCTATTTCTATTCACATGTATGTATGGTTATTGTGTGTTGAAAATCATTGTCATCTTCATCTTTgtgtctttcacttttattttttccttcttttctgaaATTTCCTTATAACTGTCTTTTTGacgtatactgtacatattcatttGACTGTATAGAGCTGATGATATCAATAGATGAATGTACGGCAGGACTCTTCATGGGCTGATACTGGCCTGTTCTTATATTAGTTTAGGAAGGTGAGTGGCAGCAAATCGGCTCTTTTCAGCAGATCAGCATGTAAACAAGTGGAGGTGCGCGTTATCGGCACTCAGTCCAGCAGCCTGACACCTTCACTTATGGAGTCCAATAAAGCTGCGATAAATCAGAATGAACAGAGAAAGTCCATTAGGGAATGTTGTGTCGACTGATCCAATCAGAACATCAGTGCCAACCTTCATCATGGAGTTATTGTTAGGGAGAGTGAAGTCACCTTTAGTGGAGGAATGAGAAACCTGAGGACATGAGGGTCTTGTGGTCTGAATTCCtaatgactaaaacatgaaatgctGTCAGCAGTGAAACTCCAATAAGGACACAATAAACCATCTTCTCTCCTTCTCCATCTCCGTCCTCACACGTCATCACCACAAACTCACAACCCTTTTAGTTTTTATCctctctttgatatgaagtgttgtcTTAATTCTACTCACCTTCATCTCCTCCACTGTCCTCGTCGTCTCCTTCagattcttctctttctcttcaagtCTCCTCCTAATTTCACTCAGTGTCGCCCCcaactgtttctgtttggacacacaagatgACACATGGTGGTCTCATCAGAATTCTCTTCCACTTTCTCAGCTCGTGGTGTAATTTTGAGTGATTAAATTTGTACAACACATTTGTTTCACATTCCATGACACAACTTACTGTTTCTGTcacatttgtcttcattttgacaCAGTAGGTGACACACAGAGAGTTAATTAGACAAATATCacacaaacattcaaataaaggtttaatttaaCAGTTCAATTCAAGATGGAGTTTGGGCTTGAAAAGAGCTACAAATAAAGGAGACAGTCTGAAGGCTCACTGGTGTAGGAGTCAGTCTTGAGATTTACAGGACATCACATCGACAACCAGGATATCAGAGCTTCACACATAAAACTAAAGAAACCAAGCAAACCCAGGAGACCTCGGATGGCTAAGGACTGCAATTGTAGGACCAACAAGGCCATTGTGGAGTTCAGACTTGTGAGAACTTTGTCAAGTGTTTGGTCATTTTATGGAGTCAAGTGAGATAACCGAGGCCGAGAAGACATGAGTGAGTCTGAGGAGTTCAGGAAAAAGTGAAATCTGAAGAGGAGTTTAATGAACTCAGAGAAATCTGACAAGAAATCAAAGGAGTCACTAATAGAAATACTTAAAGAAAACATTATAACTGAAGATCTGAGAAATAAATAGTAACACAAGTGAAAGTTAACTAACTCAGAGTTCAAACATGAAGAAGAGCAAATGAGTCACACACAGTGGGCTGCTTTATGGCTTGGAGGGCATGTGGCTTGGCTATTTTACAGAGAGGCGCAGATCCAATTGTCATTGTCAACGTCACAGTAGGTAACAAAAGTAAGAGCAGACTGGCAATTGTGTAAGAAAAGAGTGAAAATGGAGGAGCTAAGATTAGGAGTAGAACACACCGGGTGGTCTTATCAGAAGTGCTGTCTGTGACACAAGACACTCCTGGGAGGACTGGAGAGATCAGAGAGTTTAACATGAGGCTCAAATTGGGTTTAAGATGGAGGGGCACAGGGCTAAGGGGCATCAGGGGGATTTTTACAACAGATGGCAGCTGCACCCCTGGCATGGGATCCACTGATGTTCTTGGAAGGCAAACAAGGAGGTCAGTCGTGGAATTTTAACAAGGAGTTTTAGAAGTCGAGGTTTACAAACTCATAATGAGAAACAGGCAGTGATACTAATAAGACTAAGGGATAAGCTGGGGTGGATATTAATATGAAagtcaataaagtaaaaaaaagatatatactaatacaaaaaacaaatagaatGAAACTAAAgaactggaaaacaaaacataagactaataaattaaaagattataAAAACAGTAAGCTACAAAAGAGTGAAAACCTCAAATGAGAATGAAAGTGAACAAAAAGAACAGGAGCGTGAGTTTACCAAGTCTTACCAGTCCATGTAGTAGGCCGTGGTGATactaaaagtgtaaaaattaactttaaaatgtctTGTCTACAGGggataaatcaaaatcaaataagcAGTACACTTTAAATAGGAGATCTGAATATGCGAGgtcatcaaaaagaaaacaaatgaatggcaGAAAATGAAACTTGACTAAGGCCAAGAACAGAAATGGATACACAAGATTTAGAAATGTCAGTGTGTTGGTGGTGTAGAATTTCATTAACAACTGACTGCTTCAAATCTGTACAGAGATTTGAGCAGAGAGAATCCAGGGTACAGGCCTGAAATTACGAGTGGGCTACAGACCACCAAATACAGACAGGAGTGTCAGACAGGCACATACAGCTTTAAATGGCTGAGACCCCACTTACTGAACTAATCTGCACATTCACACcaagcgcacattaagatctcatgatTTCAGTCTTCTAAAgagtccaaggattaataaaacaacagaggGAGGTCGAAATTTACACTATGGGTTCTCAAAACTGTGATCTGATCGGCCTGCTCATATAGAATgatgccccttcactctcaggctTACGAGTTTCCACTTTAGCCTGGCATAGCTAGTAGAGCTGACTGTTAGCTATGCTTATTACATCTCTGTTTGTTAGGCATTTGTATAAAAGTGTAAATAATAGAATTATCATGAACTCTTACCAATCACccactattctgtttcttttctcatttcagtATTCTGCTCTTccacttctccactgccaagctgtTTAGTAGCCCATGACTGGGACACCTGAGGTATCAGGAGCcttggaattgaagagttaaaGAACTGATTAGCCTGCCCAGCACAGACGTGTGCGGCAGAACGACCACCAGGAGGTGGGTGGCCAGTAGGCGGAGGTCTTCAGGCGCGTCGTACTTTCTCAGTTCAAAATGGCCGCTGAACCGACAGAGGTTTATATCCTCCAGATTTGCTGACAGTTGTTGTTTGATTTTCTCTCCTCTTTTGTTAGCTGGCCTTGTCTCGATATTAATGGAGGTGCCCTGATCGATACTTTCATGTTACTCAGTTTAAGGGGCGCTGATTAATGTCTGTTTAAACTAATCTTTACTTTTATGTGTTTGAATGTTGTATTGTGTAAAGTTTGTCAGCTTGTCTCCAGTGAACTGAACCTGCAGTGATatggacaataaaaaaaaaaaaaactgcaaactgaAAAATGGCATCTATActataaagcaaattaaaactttATGCGTATTGTAAGAATTTTAGATATAATCCCAGACATCAATATTAACTGACATGTGAGTGTAACGTGTCTCTTAGAGAGGCTGGAGGTGCTCGAGACACAAGTGATCAGAACACAAAGATCCTCCGCTCAGTTTAAAGAGAGCACTGGCTCACTCGACTGTCCATGGATCATACTGTGAATCTCATCCTGGACTCTTTCATGTCTTCTACCCAGTCTCACCAGGATAGCCTCCAGCTTCCTGCTGTCCTATACAAGCAAACAGACTCCTCAACATTAAGGAACAGATGTCTCTGACAAACTACATTTATGTATCACTTAACTCATGTTGCTTATTTAGCTTTCATTAAACACTAAATTCCACTCACCTTTTGTTCTTCTCCTTCCGTCTTCTGCTCAACCTTTTCATGACCATCACGTTCAgtcactccacacatcatgcagatacacatctcatcagttttacaaaacaattctagacttttctgatgtttctcacagagtttcctcttcagatttctatcaggatcaaccagcttgtggTGCTTCAACACCGCTACTTCATAGTGaggcttttctcctgtgtggattcttctgtgcctctgaagactGCTTACACGCGTGAGAACAACTTGCCACAAtctggacagcaatgaggtttctctccagtgtgtattCTTCTGTGTCTCTGAACAGCTTTTTCTTGACAACAACTTGCCACAATCTGGACAACAATGagttttttctcctgtgtggactGTTCTGTGGTTCATAAGATTGCATCTACTTCGGaaagacttaccacattctgggcAACAATgattttttctcctgtgtggatagTTCTGTGGTCCACAAGACTGCATCTCTTTTGGaaagacttaccacattctgaacagcaatattttttttctcctgtgtgaatcttC from Polypterus senegalus isolate Bchr_013 unplaced genomic scaffold, ASM1683550v1 scaffold_3807, whole genome shotgun sequence carries:
- the LOC120522249 gene encoding E3 ubiquitin-protein ligase TRIM47-like, which codes for MCICMMCGVTERDGHEKVEQKTEGEEQKKQLGATLSEIRRRLEEKEKNLKETTRTVEEMKLSVERVMREHEKSFTDLIHCIEEAHKKLKERIREQEKGEMEKAEGVMEQLEKEIEELKRREAELKDLSETKDRLHFLQTFSPLCVLPADGDSLGFTVTAEFSSEDLLKELSGLKKSLEKISQQDILSRTPPGTVTVHVLLKSIRWTRMKTEGTLSCMKKACSFTFMSKSLLLRIFSNVSYCN